A window of the Burkholderia sp. 9120 genome harbors these coding sequences:
- a CDS encoding class I SAM-dependent methyltransferase — MHRQTELDRINRVAWNSADAARVFTQEKTFSDAGEEAAFGWLAPRCSGAPLLDIGVGTGRTIPLMTAISNDYTGVDYTESLLDLARSRYPTRDLRHMDARDMSALPSGHYGLAEFSWNGIDCVDYDDRVRILEEMYRVVRPGGYVLFSSHNRGGPGYLENIWQLLPHFTPNPLKLGWRTLISVRRFQLGTLNYLRHVKLNHDYGAYAVKTAAAHNFGIVIVYTTLGEQRRQLVQVGLQSDAVFGSCEGNRIPDDVEDSGAWWFHFIAHKPLAACRFD, encoded by the coding sequence ATGCATCGTCAAACCGAACTGGATCGCATCAATCGCGTTGCGTGGAATTCGGCCGACGCCGCGCGCGTCTTCACCCAGGAGAAGACCTTCTCGGACGCTGGCGAGGAGGCCGCCTTCGGCTGGCTCGCGCCGCGTTGCAGCGGCGCGCCGCTGCTCGATATCGGCGTCGGCACCGGCCGCACGATTCCGTTGATGACCGCGATCTCGAACGACTACACCGGCGTCGACTACACCGAGAGTCTGCTCGACCTGGCGAGGTCGCGCTATCCGACGCGCGATTTGCGGCACATGGACGCGCGCGATATGTCGGCGTTGCCGTCAGGCCACTACGGACTCGCCGAGTTCAGCTGGAATGGGATCGATTGCGTCGACTACGACGACCGCGTGCGCATTCTCGAAGAGATGTATCGCGTCGTGCGACCGGGCGGCTATGTGCTGTTCTCGTCGCACAACCGTGGCGGCCCAGGCTATCTGGAGAATATCTGGCAGCTGTTGCCGCACTTCACGCCCAACCCGCTCAAACTCGGCTGGCGCACGCTGATTTCCGTGCGGCGCTTTCAACTCGGCACGCTGAACTATCTGCGCCATGTGAAGCTGAATCACGACTACGGCGCTTATGCGGTGAAGACCGCGGCCGCCCACAACTTCGGCATTGTGATCGTCTATACGACGCTCGGCGAGCAGCGCCGCCAACTCGTGCAGGTCGGCTTGCAGAGCGACGCGGTGTTCGGTAGTTGCGAAGGCAACCGTATTCCCGACGATGTCGAAGACAGCGGCGCGTGGTGGTTTCATTTCATCGCGCACAAGCCGCTGGCCGCCTGTCGCTTCGATTGA
- a CDS encoding alpha/beta hydrolase: protein MRPVVFDGQFGWFHPANGPHGVVLCSPFGYDALCTYRGLRRLAERLAERGMPVLRFDYPGTGDSAGDASEPGRWRAWIDSIKEAVAWLRESTGVARVSLCGLRLGGTLAALAAQELGGVDGLVLLAPVLSGKNYQRELRAHYRQWLSIPASMDCVHEPDTDAFVEAYGFRLYQDTLESLRAVDLRRDAEQPAARVLVLDSLDAGRVDALVTHYREQGLEVERQPFDEYSKFMLESLDSELPQAAFASIENWLTDRDGNAVASARVNVNVGDDENHAAVHSVTHVATHATDHLAGHPVAPNVVETPVWLDGGRLFGIYCAPAARCEAHASATAPAALLLNTGAVSRIGNARLGVRFARRLAQQGISSLRVDLRGLGDSLPSVDGLNLDALYAPEGVDDAACAARWLNAQGHCGAVVLGICAGAYIGLHAAAREPAVTGAVLVNLQKFTWRNLCDEQGKPAVAPATFGSTRSYLRSMCQPRKWLRVLKGQSGGLPVARELTARFTARVAATLADRLERVSGIELGAREAHRLIAAVDAKGAETRLVYGVLDEGVEELECHFGAHGARLRRFHHVRAAFCERTDHAILSSSAQENVMSYFENFYRDSFSGIARTDTEPAHDARATRSRWRQSRAAQWLVKRARAVRLFGEAS, encoded by the coding sequence GTGAGGCCAGTAGTCTTCGATGGTCAGTTCGGTTGGTTCCATCCGGCGAATGGGCCGCATGGCGTGGTGTTGTGTTCTCCGTTCGGTTATGACGCGCTCTGCACGTATCGCGGTTTGCGCAGACTGGCCGAGCGACTCGCCGAACGCGGCATGCCGGTGTTGCGCTTCGACTATCCCGGCACCGGCGACTCGGCCGGCGACGCGAGCGAACCCGGCCGTTGGCGCGCGTGGATCGACAGCATCAAGGAGGCCGTCGCGTGGCTGCGCGAGTCCACCGGCGTCGCGCGCGTCAGCCTGTGCGGCTTGCGTCTGGGCGGCACGCTGGCCGCGCTCGCGGCGCAGGAACTCGGCGGCGTGGACGGCCTCGTGCTGCTCGCGCCGGTGCTGTCCGGCAAGAACTATCAGCGTGAGTTGCGCGCGCATTACCGGCAGTGGCTGTCGATCCCGGCATCGATGGATTGCGTTCATGAACCCGATACCGACGCCTTCGTCGAGGCCTACGGTTTTCGTCTCTATCAGGACACGCTGGAGAGTCTGCGCGCCGTCGACTTGCGACGCGACGCGGAGCAGCCCGCCGCGCGCGTTCTTGTGCTCGATTCGCTGGACGCCGGACGCGTCGACGCGCTGGTCACGCACTATCGCGAGCAAGGTCTCGAAGTCGAACGGCAGCCGTTCGACGAATACAGCAAGTTCATGCTGGAATCGCTCGACAGCGAGCTTCCGCAAGCGGCGTTCGCATCGATTGAAAACTGGCTGACGGATCGTGACGGTAACGCGGTGGCGAGCGCGCGCGTGAACGTGAACGTCGGCGACGATGAGAACCACGCTGCTGTTCATTCAGTCACTCATGTGGCCACTCACGCAACGGACCACCTCGCCGGCCATCCCGTCGCGCCGAACGTAGTCGAGACGCCGGTCTGGCTCGACGGCGGCAGATTGTTCGGCATCTACTGCGCGCCGGCTGCGCGCTGCGAAGCGCATGCGAGCGCTACAGCGCCGGCCGCGTTGCTACTCAATACAGGCGCCGTATCGCGAATCGGCAATGCGCGGCTCGGCGTGCGTTTCGCACGGCGTCTCGCGCAACAGGGTATCAGTTCGCTGCGGGTCGACCTTCGCGGTCTGGGCGACAGCCTGCCTTCCGTCGACGGCCTGAACCTCGACGCGTTGTACGCGCCCGAAGGCGTCGACGATGCCGCGTGCGCGGCCCGCTGGCTGAACGCGCAAGGCCATTGCGGCGCGGTGGTGCTCGGCATTTGCGCGGGCGCGTACATCGGCCTGCATGCCGCCGCGCGCGAACCCGCCGTGACCGGCGCGGTGCTGGTCAATCTGCAGAAGTTCACCTGGCGCAACCTCTGCGACGAGCAAGGCAAGCCGGCGGTTGCGCCCGCAACCTTCGGCTCGACGCGCAGCTATCTGCGCTCCATGTGCCAGCCGCGTAAATGGCTGCGCGTGCTGAAGGGGCAGTCGGGCGGCTTGCCGGTGGCGCGCGAACTGACGGCGCGCTTCACGGCTCGCGTCGCCGCGACACTGGCCGACCGGCTCGAACGCGTGAGCGGCATCGAACTGGGCGCGCGCGAAGCGCACCGCCTGATTGCCGCGGTCGATGCCAAAGGCGCCGAGACCCGTCTCGTGTACGGCGTGCTCGACGAAGGCGTCGAGGAACTGGAATGTCACTTCGGCGCGCACGGTGCGCGGCTGCGGCGCTTTCATCACGTTCGCGCGGCGTTTTGCGAGCGGACCGATCACGCGATCCTGTCGTCGAGCGCGCAGGAAAACGTGATGTCGTACTTCGAGAATTTCTATCGCGACAGCTTCAGCGGGATCGCGCGGACCGACACCGAACCAGCCCACGACGCGCGTGCGACGCGCTCCCGCTGGCGGCAGTCGAGGGCCGCGCAATGGCTTGTAAAGCGGGCGCGCGCGGTTCGTCTATTCGGAGAAGCTTCATGA
- a CDS encoding glycosyltransferase family 2 protein, which translates to MKQGESGGSGLNARLISLCVPTCNRPALLEQAIDSCLAQTYGEFEIVIGDDSADDRAHDVVERCRSRSTRPIRYERNTPRLGQAANVNRLFARAQGARLVLLHDDDLLEPGALACLDACWQRYPALTAAFGKQRVIADDGTPRPQATERLNVDYRRVPERAGRLPVPALAGIDQMFPNNGYLVDTLTARRIGYRTVAEVGEACDFDFGLRLSVDAAAICFVDEFVSISRETAQSISTHALPAMHAFAQLRASRVPAAAQAARDDALRRVAPRAASAYARAGEPANAWRVLLSKHYPMRDRLRARFFYHVLLAARSTFALRTPHGG; encoded by the coding sequence ATGAAGCAGGGCGAGAGCGGCGGGAGTGGATTGAACGCACGGTTGATCTCCCTATGCGTTCCCACCTGCAACCGGCCTGCGTTGCTCGAACAGGCCATCGACAGTTGTCTCGCGCAAACCTACGGCGAATTCGAAATCGTCATTGGCGACGACTCGGCCGACGATCGCGCGCACGACGTCGTGGAACGCTGCCGTTCGCGCAGCACACGGCCTATCCGCTACGAACGCAATACGCCGCGGCTCGGCCAGGCGGCCAACGTCAACCGGCTATTCGCACGCGCGCAGGGCGCCAGGCTCGTGCTGCTGCACGACGACGATCTGCTCGAGCCAGGCGCATTGGCCTGTCTGGACGCGTGCTGGCAGCGCTACCCGGCATTGACCGCCGCGTTCGGCAAACAGCGTGTGATCGCCGACGACGGCACGCCGCGCCCGCAAGCCACCGAACGGCTGAACGTCGACTACCGGCGCGTGCCGGAACGCGCCGGCCGGCTGCCCGTGCCCGCGTTGGCCGGCATCGACCAGATGTTCCCGAACAACGGCTACCTCGTCGATACCCTAACGGCGCGCCGGATCGGCTATCGCACGGTGGCGGAAGTGGGCGAGGCGTGCGATTTCGATTTCGGTCTGCGCCTGAGCGTCGACGCCGCCGCGATCTGTTTCGTGGACGAATTCGTGTCGATCTCGCGCGAAACGGCGCAGTCCATTTCGACCCATGCGTTGCCTGCCATGCACGCGTTCGCGCAACTGCGCGCGAGCCGCGTGCCGGCCGCGGCGCAGGCCGCCCGCGACGACGCGTTACGCCGGGTCGCGCCGCGCGCCGCGTCCGCGTATGCGCGAGCCGGCGAACCGGCCAACGCGTGGCGTGTGCTGCTATCGAAGCATTACCCGATGCGCGACAGACTGCGCGCGCGGTTTTTCTATCACGTGTTGCTAGCGGCCCGTTCGACGTTCGCGCTGCGTACGCCGCACGGCGGCTGA
- a CDS encoding oligosaccharide flippase family protein translates to MERSIVRNIFINFAGAIAPTFVSLVTVPAYIHLMGVERYGVINLVWALIGYFSVLDLGTSLATENQISKARAANDDSIERIFWSAWFMNLGTGIVGGLLIYLGTFIYITHGVKIEPEFQREVMASLPWIAVAVPIANVSWVFAGAINGVERFTSFNINQTIGTALFQLLPLAAIFCFSPSLAVVIPAAVLARLIAGVMLGAAAFRAIGIRRVRMPQWRVMAELFRYGRWMLLFSGANMIASTLDRVLVGALLGARFVTYYATPQNLITRLNLLPVAMVRTLFPRLSAVSRADADALAHRALAFLNGAFTPCVIVALFALKPFLMLWLGPTVAAAAPVASVLVLGVWLSGQSGILGILIQAQTSPAAIAGVSWIELPVFAGALWCGIHWFGIMGAAAVVVLKSFFDYAVLLVFSRLHVWSIVRNMLAHLMFLLVALALAETISALPVSILAALALAAANLGLSLHGSSELRGVVYKVWARVTLSMS, encoded by the coding sequence ATGGAAAGAAGTATCGTCAGGAACATCTTCATCAACTTCGCGGGAGCGATCGCACCGACCTTCGTTTCCCTGGTGACCGTGCCGGCGTACATCCACCTGATGGGCGTGGAGCGCTACGGGGTCATCAATCTGGTGTGGGCGCTGATCGGCTACTTCAGCGTGCTCGATCTCGGCACGAGTCTCGCGACGGAAAATCAGATCTCCAAGGCGCGCGCCGCCAACGACGATTCGATCGAGCGGATCTTCTGGAGCGCGTGGTTCATGAACCTGGGCACCGGCATTGTCGGCGGCCTGCTGATTTATCTCGGCACGTTCATTTACATCACGCACGGCGTAAAAATCGAACCCGAGTTTCAACGCGAAGTGATGGCGAGTTTGCCGTGGATTGCGGTGGCCGTGCCGATCGCGAACGTCTCGTGGGTGTTTGCCGGCGCGATCAACGGCGTGGAGCGTTTCACCAGTTTCAACATCAACCAGACGATCGGGACCGCGCTGTTTCAACTGCTGCCGCTGGCGGCGATTTTCTGTTTTTCGCCGTCGCTGGCGGTCGTGATACCGGCGGCCGTGCTGGCGCGTTTGATTGCCGGCGTGATGCTCGGCGCGGCCGCGTTTCGCGCCATCGGGATTCGACGTGTGCGGATGCCGCAATGGCGCGTGATGGCGGAGCTGTTTCGTTATGGCCGCTGGATGCTGCTGTTTTCCGGCGCCAACATGATTGCATCGACGCTCGATCGGGTGCTGGTGGGCGCGTTGCTCGGCGCGCGCTTCGTGACTTACTACGCGACGCCGCAGAACCTCATTACGCGTCTGAATCTGCTGCCGGTTGCGATGGTGCGCACGTTGTTTCCGCGACTCTCGGCGGTGTCGCGCGCGGATGCGGATGCGCTCGCGCACCGGGCGCTCGCATTTCTGAACGGCGCGTTCACGCCTTGCGTGATCGTCGCGTTGTTCGCGCTGAAACCGTTTTTGATGCTGTGGCTCGGGCCAACGGTGGCGGCTGCGGCGCCGGTTGCGAGTGTGCTTGTGCTGGGGGTGTGGCTGAGTGGGCAGTCGGGCATTCTGGGGATTCTGATCCAGGCGCAGACTAGTCCGGCAGCTATTGCCGGGGTGAGCTGGATCGAACTACCGGTGTTCGCCGGCGCGCTGTGGTGCGGGATTCACTGGTTCGGGATCATGGGCGCGGCGGCTGTCGTGGTGCTGAAGAGCTTCTTCGACTATGCGGTGTTGCTGGTGTTTTCGCGGCTGCATGTGTGGTCCATTGTGCGCAATATGCTGGCTCATCTGATGTTCCTGCTTGTGGCGCTCGCGTTGGCCGAGACGATTAGCGCGCTGCCGGTGAGTATTCTGGCGGCGCTCGCGCTAGCGGCGGCGAATCTGGGGTTGTCGTTGCATGGGTCGAGTGAATTGCGTGGAGTGGTTTATAAGGTTTGGGCGCGGGTGACGTTGTCGATGAGTTAG
- a CDS encoding immunity 52 family protein, producing MKINAQFRDLTLSPLDFVEVLNRLGSIIDSIAQKRGDVQKNTWRLKGNSRADAGLYPAFDEGGASPGALAVLKEEFQNSPNRTYVSIWDGSDAAASGVSMMCHVGRPGALNLFVVEMLGEYALAELTTVASIVTCTVQEFNPAYVGVSPKGYFEKRVFDDKPGVGWMLYLPKVITAQQVPEARALIPVPEHGKNQTGTIIVSVTDAVLSIDNPEHIEIANRIEIRLVDQDLLPRYADL from the coding sequence GTGAAAATCAATGCGCAGTTTCGGGACCTGACGCTGTCACCGCTTGACTTCGTGGAGGTACTAAACCGGCTCGGTTCGATCATTGATTCGATAGCGCAGAAGCGTGGCGATGTTCAGAAGAACACATGGCGTCTGAAAGGAAACTCGCGGGCTGATGCCGGCCTGTACCCAGCGTTCGACGAAGGTGGGGCGTCACCGGGCGCTCTTGCTGTTCTAAAAGAAGAATTCCAGAACTCACCCAATCGGACTTATGTGTCGATCTGGGACGGGAGCGACGCGGCGGCATCCGGGGTCAGTATGATGTGTCACGTGGGACGCCCAGGTGCGTTGAATCTGTTCGTTGTCGAGATGCTTGGAGAGTATGCGCTGGCCGAGCTTACGACTGTCGCCAGCATCGTCACGTGTACTGTGCAGGAATTTAATCCTGCATACGTGGGAGTGTCTCCAAAGGGCTATTTTGAAAAACGCGTCTTCGACGACAAACCCGGCGTCGGCTGGATGCTCTATCTGCCGAAGGTCATCACCGCACAACAGGTGCCGGAAGCTCGCGCGCTAATTCCTGTCCCTGAGCATGGCAAGAACCAGACCGGCACGATCATCGTAAGCGTAACCGACGCCGTCTTGTCGATAGACAACCCCGAGCACATCGAAATCGCCAACCGCATCGAGATCCGCCTCGTCGATCAGGATCTGCTACCTCGCTACGCGGACCTTTGA
- a CDS encoding restriction endonuclease fold toxin 5 domain-containing protein, with protein MNAAPREYQGRITGRPYNVAEGWSEEWHWSKIDFDGFRPAECQLQEAKGNYDQFVDQPWAVRSFKGFDDMAAMIMAQSEVVAENPPARLMWYFQGPKTRQKMLEVLTQYGVPSVVVS; from the coding sequence ATGAATGCGGCACCGCGAGAATATCAAGGCCGTATTACGGGCCGGCCGTATAACGTCGCGGAAGGATGGAGCGAGGAATGGCACTGGTCGAAAATTGATTTCGACGGTTTCAGGCCTGCCGAATGCCAGTTGCAGGAAGCTAAAGGCAATTACGACCAGTTCGTCGATCAGCCTTGGGCAGTAAGGTCTTTTAAGGGATTTGACGATATGGCGGCAATGATCATGGCGCAGAGCGAAGTCGTGGCAGAGAACCCGCCAGCCCGGCTGATGTGGTACTTCCAAGGGCCTAAAACGCGGCAAAAAATGCTTGAAGTATTGACTCAGTATGGCGTTCCATCAGTTGTCGTGTCATGA
- a CDS encoding DUF4123 domain-containing protein has translation MPVSTLESYLTQRRLQTSLPVRLYALIDGLLYGDAFGAATLERSSAAIALFDETPDASLADAGPWLIDFEDASMAIRHELLELAAGASGVSWLTTAYQFRSLTRELRERLDVRMPNGGTALLRFYDARVLGDIARVLSSSQRAAFFVPAFDWLVQINGELIRVHPDD, from the coding sequence ATGCCGGTGTCGACACTCGAAAGTTATCTGACGCAGCGTCGGCTACAGACCTCGTTGCCGGTTCGGCTCTACGCACTCATTGACGGCCTGCTTTATGGCGACGCGTTCGGCGCGGCCACGCTTGAACGGAGTTCCGCCGCGATTGCTTTATTCGATGAGACGCCGGACGCTTCTCTCGCCGATGCGGGGCCGTGGCTGATCGATTTCGAAGATGCTTCGATGGCGATACGGCACGAACTGCTGGAGCTTGCGGCGGGGGCTTCGGGTGTGTCGTGGCTCACTACGGCGTATCAGTTTCGATCGCTCACGCGGGAATTGCGCGAGCGATTGGACGTGCGGATGCCGAACGGTGGCACGGCGCTATTGCGTTTCTATGACGCTCGCGTTTTGGGCGATATCGCGCGGGTGTTGTCGTCGTCGCAACGTGCGGCGTTTTTTGTGCCGGCCTTCGACTGGTTGGTGCAGATCAATGGCGAACTGATCAGGGTGCATCCGGATGATTGA
- a CDS encoding PAAR domain-containing protein, with amino-acid sequence MVKRAIIREGDTTSHGGRVLEGNDKSRIDGRAIAGVGHKVLCPLCKGVFAISDNLLGRRFSHRMHGRDTAVDGMRTTCGAVLISSQSRMTIEDSGEVDAYRGGGDADDARSADVQSFGSAPTLCVECLRAATESGATTVMRG; translated from the coding sequence GTGGTGAAACGCGCCATCATTCGCGAGGGTGACACGACGTCACACGGCGGTCGTGTACTCGAAGGTAACGACAAATCAAGGATCGACGGACGAGCAATAGCGGGCGTCGGACACAAGGTGCTCTGTCCGCTTTGCAAAGGTGTGTTTGCGATCTCGGACAATTTGCTCGGGCGTCGTTTTTCGCATCGGATGCATGGGCGCGATACGGCGGTTGATGGCATGCGCACCACTTGCGGCGCGGTGCTGATCTCGTCTCAGTCCCGAATGACAATCGAAGATAGCGGTGAGGTTGATGCTTATCGAGGCGGCGGTGACGCTGACGATGCTCGATCGGCCGATGTTCAATCGTTCGGCTCTGCGCCGACGCTTTGCGTCGAATGCCTGAGAGCCGCTACCGAAAGCGGTGCGACGACCGTGATGCGAGGGTAG
- a CDS encoding glycosyltransferase family 4 protein — translation MKIIHLANHARCIGNGIVNVMIDLACLQARAGHEVIVASAGGGFEELLARHGVRHVLLPQSPKPSRVPAMVAAFRRLVAQFDPDVVHAHMMTGALIARFSAFSRRFVLVTTVHNEFQRTASLMGVGDHVVAVSDAVAVAMARRGIPRERLSVVRNGTIGTPRLTGTPVASTPQLAHPCIVTVSGMYERKGIGDLLNAFALLRRRVPDAMLYLVGDGPDRAAMEALAVTLGVAEQTRFEGFVADPRGYLAQADVFVLASHYEAAGLVLCEARETGRAIVATRVGGIPEMLDGGEAGVLVPVLDPAALADALGHLLTDADAHATLCARAPLNLDKFGVQQVSDGYLAIYERTLASCQPRRFATMVTSNLAVPEKS, via the coding sequence ATGAAAATCATCCATCTCGCCAATCACGCGCGCTGTATCGGCAATGGCATCGTCAACGTGATGATCGACCTTGCGTGTCTGCAGGCGCGCGCCGGGCACGAGGTGATCGTAGCCTCGGCGGGCGGCGGTTTCGAGGAACTGCTGGCGCGGCACGGCGTGCGTCACGTGCTGCTGCCGCAGTCGCCCAAGCCGTCCCGTGTGCCGGCGATGGTGGCTGCTTTCAGGCGGCTGGTCGCGCAGTTCGATCCCGACGTCGTGCATGCGCACATGATGACCGGCGCGTTGATCGCACGTTTTAGCGCGTTCAGCCGGCGCTTCGTGCTGGTCACGACAGTGCATAACGAGTTTCAGCGCACGGCTTCGCTGATGGGCGTCGGCGATCACGTGGTGGCGGTCAGCGATGCGGTAGCCGTCGCGATGGCGCGGCGCGGCATTCCGCGTGAGCGGCTGAGCGTCGTGCGCAACGGCACGATCGGCACGCCACGGCTTACCGGGACGCCGGTGGCGTCGACGCCGCAGTTGGCGCATCCGTGCATCGTCACGGTGTCGGGAATGTATGAGCGCAAGGGCATCGGCGATTTGCTGAATGCGTTCGCGCTGTTGCGCCGACGCGTGCCGGACGCGATGCTGTATCTCGTCGGCGATGGGCCCGATCGCGCGGCCATGGAAGCGCTCGCGGTGACGTTGGGTGTCGCGGAGCAAACGCGCTTTGAAGGTTTCGTGGCCGATCCGCGCGGGTATCTCGCGCAGGCCGATGTGTTCGTGCTGGCCTCGCACTATGAGGCGGCGGGGCTCGTGCTGTGCGAAGCGCGTGAGACGGGGCGCGCGATTGTGGCGACCCGGGTGGGAGGCATTCCGGAAATGCTCGATGGCGGTGAGGCTGGTGTGCTGGTGCCGGTGCTCGATCCGGCTGCGCTGGCCGACGCGCTCGGACATTTGTTGACGGATGCCGATGCGCACGCCACGTTGTGCGCGCGAGCGCCGCTCAATCTCGACAAATTCGGCGTGCAGCAGGTGAGCGACGGCTATCTCGCGATCTATGAACGGACGTTGGCCAGTTGCCAGCCGCGTCGGTTTGCGACGATGGTGACTTCCAATCTCGCGGTGCCTGAGAAGTCTTGA
- a CDS encoding glycosyltransferase family 4 protein, whose protein sequence is MSGTSIDSLQIGMHWFNERPGGLDRMFKALIDTLPDQGVSVRGMVAGSPGVFDASGGRVLAFAGVQEQLGARLWGSRVQSRALRAAKMPDVVASHFALYAAPTAGVFRRVPKVVHFHGPWAAESYPGGGGGWSRAARVALERFVYRGATRHIVLSRAFGQLLHETYGVREERIRVVPGCVDVARFNVRATKIKARERLGLPQDRPLLFCMRRLVSRMGLEDLIDAMAIVKPALPDVLLTIAGTGPLEEQLQARIVARGLERNVQLVGFVADDKVPLWYRAADLSVVPTVSLEGFGLTTIESLAAGTPVLVTPVGGLPEAVAPLSAELVLPSGGFKAIGEGIMEVLLGQRVVPDNAACRAYARKHFDRAVVAAQVAAVYREAIDAF, encoded by the coding sequence ATGAGTGGGACTTCAATCGATTCGCTGCAGATCGGCATGCACTGGTTCAACGAGCGGCCCGGTGGCCTCGATCGGATGTTCAAGGCCTTGATCGACACGCTGCCCGACCAGGGCGTCAGCGTGCGCGGCATGGTGGCGGGCAGCCCCGGCGTGTTCGACGCGTCGGGCGGCCGCGTGCTGGCGTTCGCCGGTGTGCAGGAGCAATTGGGCGCGCGGCTGTGGGGCTCGCGGGTGCAATCGCGTGCGCTGCGCGCCGCGAAGATGCCCGACGTCGTCGCCTCGCATTTCGCGCTGTATGCGGCGCCGACCGCCGGCGTGTTTCGTCGCGTGCCGAAGGTCGTGCATTTTCACGGGCCGTGGGCGGCCGAATCGTATCCCGGCGGTGGCGGCGGCTGGTCGCGCGCGGCGCGTGTCGCCCTCGAACGGTTCGTCTATCGCGGCGCGACGCGTCATATCGTGCTGTCGCGGGCCTTCGGTCAACTGCTTCATGAGACCTATGGCGTGCGCGAGGAACGGATTCGCGTGGTGCCGGGTTGCGTCGACGTTGCGCGATTCAATGTGCGCGCAACGAAGATCAAGGCGCGCGAGCGGCTCGGTTTGCCGCAGGATCGTCCACTGCTGTTCTGTATGCGCCGGCTCGTGTCGCGCATGGGGCTGGAGGATCTGATCGACGCGATGGCGATCGTCAAACCCGCGCTGCCCGACGTGCTGCTGACCATCGCGGGCACTGGGCCGCTGGAAGAGCAGTTGCAGGCGCGGATCGTCGCGCGCGGGCTGGAGCGCAACGTTCAGCTCGTGGGTTTCGTCGCGGATGACAAAGTGCCGCTGTGGTATCGCGCGGCCGATCTGTCGGTGGTGCCGACGGTGTCGCTCGAAGGTTTTGGTCTCACTACCATCGAATCGCTGGCGGCCGGCACGCCGGTGCTGGTGACGCCGGTCGGCGGGTTGCCCGAAGCGGTGGCGCCGCTGTCGGCGGAACTGGTGCTGCCGTCGGGCGGCTTCAAGGCGATCGGCGAAGGCATCATGGAGGTGCTGCTCGGCCAACGCGTGGTGCCGGACAACGCGGCGTGCCGCGCGTATGCGCGCAAGCATTTCGACCGGGCGGTCGTGGCCGCGCAGGTCGCCGCCGTCTACCGCGAAGCGATCGACGCGTTCTGA